Proteins encoded within one genomic window of Calditrichota bacterium:
- a CDS encoding transposase — protein sequence MRRPENSSTWRGCEMWIPLLKVIRQLVPKAMVVFHGFHLMRHLMHPVNQAQTRAVSGPPGSTRRQASIARKVSIVSGRFAR from the coding sequence ATGAGACGTCCGGAAAATAGCAGCACATGGCGGGGTTGCGAGATGTGGATACCTCTCCTGAAGGTGATCCGGCAGTTGGTCCCAAAGGCAATGGTGGTCTTTCACGGGTTCCATTTGATGCGTCATCTCATGCACCCCGTCAACCAAGCTCAGACGCGAGCAGTGTCCGGCCCCCCAGGCTCCACTCGTCGCCAGGCCTCAATAGCGCGCAAAGTTTCGATTGTTTCGGGGAGGTTCGCAAGATAG